The following proteins are encoded in a genomic region of Ooceraea biroi isolate clonal line C1 chromosome 14, Obir_v5.4, whole genome shotgun sequence:
- the LOC105287268 gene encoding uncharacterized protein LOC105287268 isoform X2 — translation MRLLHVAIVLLSISGLSLAATIETTIGCNCWHCDDEEVIGLGEETTTHAWQAMYKEDSDDDGDRTICARNRAFNDRTFPSVCHMLCYNRCTRYRLVTVQENDVKKYVVVAYRPNYYKLRNGKC, via the exons ATGCGACTACTGCACGTCGCAATTGTCTTAT TGTCCATATCTGGATTGAGCCTCGCGGCAACAATTGAAACTACAATTGGATGTAATTGCTGGCACTGCGACGATGAAGAAGTAATAGGTTTGGGCGAGGAGACGACTACTCACGCGTGGCAGGCGATGTACAAGGAAGACAGCGATGACGATGGCGATCGGACAATTTGCGCTAGGAATCGTGCTTTTAACGATCGCACATTTCCGAGTGTCTGTCACATGTTGTGTTACAATCGTTGTACGAGGTATCGATTGGTGACAGTTCAGGAGAATGACGTGAAGAAATACGTTGTAGTTGCATATAGACCAA ATTATTACAAACTACGAAATGGGAAGTGCTga
- the LOC105287268 gene encoding uncharacterized protein LOC105287268 isoform X1, giving the protein MHIVNSVEQNSSMSISGLSLAATIETTIGCNCWHCDDEEVIGLGEETTTHAWQAMYKEDSDDDGDRTICARNRAFNDRTFPSVCHMLCYNRCTRYRLVTVQENDVKKYVVVAYRPNYYKLRNGKC; this is encoded by the exons ATGCACATAGTGAATTCGGTAGAGCAGAATAGCAGTA TGTCCATATCTGGATTGAGCCTCGCGGCAACAATTGAAACTACAATTGGATGTAATTGCTGGCACTGCGACGATGAAGAAGTAATAGGTTTGGGCGAGGAGACGACTACTCACGCGTGGCAGGCGATGTACAAGGAAGACAGCGATGACGATGGCGATCGGACAATTTGCGCTAGGAATCGTGCTTTTAACGATCGCACATTTCCGAGTGTCTGTCACATGTTGTGTTACAATCGTTGTACGAGGTATCGATTGGTGACAGTTCAGGAGAATGACGTGAAGAAATACGTTGTAGTTGCATATAGACCAA ATTATTACAAACTACGAAATGGGAAGTGCTga
- the LOC105287268 gene encoding uncharacterized protein LOC105287268 isoform X3, with protein MLHAHSEFVSISGLSLAATIETTIGCNCWHCDDEEVIGLGEETTTHAWQAMYKEDSDDDGDRTICARNRAFNDRTFPSVCHMLCYNRCTRYRLVTVQENDVKKYVVVAYRPNYYKLRNGKC; from the exons ATGTTGCATGCACATAGTGAATTCG TGTCCATATCTGGATTGAGCCTCGCGGCAACAATTGAAACTACAATTGGATGTAATTGCTGGCACTGCGACGATGAAGAAGTAATAGGTTTGGGCGAGGAGACGACTACTCACGCGTGGCAGGCGATGTACAAGGAAGACAGCGATGACGATGGCGATCGGACAATTTGCGCTAGGAATCGTGCTTTTAACGATCGCACATTTCCGAGTGTCTGTCACATGTTGTGTTACAATCGTTGTACGAGGTATCGATTGGTGACAGTTCAGGAGAATGACGTGAAGAAATACGTTGTAGTTGCATATAGACCAA ATTATTACAAACTACGAAATGGGAAGTGCTga